In a single window of the Labrus mixtus chromosome 20, fLabMix1.1, whole genome shotgun sequence genome:
- the LOC132995370 gene encoding uncharacterized protein LOC132995370 isoform X2 — MAEKHLEADKDGFKSVAVADTENEINSVEQTSKRCSSTSPVIPAPPHKSPRTDFPSPTSQTPAPGEGPSETDQQEIQSSENIEGPTSPTVSPIARRKSWKRANITRRSLPALQNPYQVLCRSIHPSLSQEERFEKLIEASMKLAIERTQNSLQSVPNISLENFQKQVEHMKKESGCLTKDLRSEAQDHFPASAAGDPALQGAMKKFQKLICSRQKVNLGRHS; from the exons ATGGCGGAAAAACATTTGGAAGCTGATAAAGACGG TTTCAAAAGTGTCGCCGTCGCTGACACCGAGAATGAG ATCAACTCTGTGGAGCAGACCTCGAAAAGATGCTCCTCCACAAGCCCCGTTATTCCAGCTCCCCCACACAAATCTCCCCGTACTGACTTCCCATCACCCACCTCTCAGACGCCAGCTCCCGGGGAAGGACCCTCAGAGACGGACCAACAAGAAATTCAGAGTTCAGAGAATATTGAGGGACCCACTAGCCCCACCGTCAGCCCCATTGCACGGAGGAAGTCCTGGAAGAGAGCCAATATAACCCGACGCTCTCTCCCTGCCCTTCAGAATCCTTATCAAg TGTTGTGCAGAAGCATACATCCATCCTTATCACAGGAAGAGAGATTTGAGAAATTGATTGAGGCTTCAATGAAG CTGGCAATAGAAAGGACTCAAAATTCCCTGCAGTCGGTACCAAACATCTCACTGGAgaattttcaaaaacaag TTGAGCATATGAAGAAAGAGTCTGGCTGTCTCACCAAAGATCTACGCAGTGAGGCTCAGGATCACTTCCCAGCTAGTGCAGCAGG TGATCCTGCTTTGCAAGGAGCTATGAAAAAATTCCAGAAACTCATCT GCTCCAGACAGAAAGTGAATCTTGGGAGGCACTCTTGA
- the LOC132995370 gene encoding uncharacterized protein LOC132995370 isoform X1 has product MAEKHLEADKDGFKSVAVADTENEINSVEQTSKRCSSTSPVIPAPPHKSPRTDFPSPTSQTPAPGEGPSETDQQEIQSSENIEGPTSPTVSPIARRKSWKRANITRRSLPALQNPYQVLCRSIHPSLSQEERFEKLIEASMKLAIERTQNSLQSVPNISLENFQKQVEHMKKESGCLTKDLRSEAQDHFPASAAGDPALQGAMKKFQKLICRHVTLNIHITQRGIYHLVCHLGSFFFTSLCRVLGSRQKVNLGRHS; this is encoded by the exons ATGGCGGAAAAACATTTGGAAGCTGATAAAGACGG TTTCAAAAGTGTCGCCGTCGCTGACACCGAGAATGAG ATCAACTCTGTGGAGCAGACCTCGAAAAGATGCTCCTCCACAAGCCCCGTTATTCCAGCTCCCCCACACAAATCTCCCCGTACTGACTTCCCATCACCCACCTCTCAGACGCCAGCTCCCGGGGAAGGACCCTCAGAGACGGACCAACAAGAAATTCAGAGTTCAGAGAATATTGAGGGACCCACTAGCCCCACCGTCAGCCCCATTGCACGGAGGAAGTCCTGGAAGAGAGCCAATATAACCCGACGCTCTCTCCCTGCCCTTCAGAATCCTTATCAAg TGTTGTGCAGAAGCATACATCCATCCTTATCACAGGAAGAGAGATTTGAGAAATTGATTGAGGCTTCAATGAAG CTGGCAATAGAAAGGACTCAAAATTCCCTGCAGTCGGTACCAAACATCTCACTGGAgaattttcaaaaacaag TTGAGCATATGAAGAAAGAGTCTGGCTGTCTCACCAAAGATCTACGCAGTGAGGCTCAGGATCACTTCCCAGCTAGTGCAGCAGG TGATCCTGCTTTGCAAGGAGCTATGAAAAAATTCCAGAAACTCATCTGTAGGCATGTTACTCTAAATATTCATATAACACAAAGAGGAATATATCATTTGGTGTGCCACctaggttcatttttttttactagccTATGTCGTGTTTTAGGCTCCAGACAGAAAGTGAATCTTGGGAGGCACTCTTGA